In one Nicotiana sylvestris chromosome 8, ASM39365v2, whole genome shotgun sequence genomic region, the following are encoded:
- the LOC138875085 gene encoding uncharacterized protein, with protein MFFDGVVNAKGVGIGAILISPTGQHYLATTRLRFLYTNNTAEYEACIMGMNMEINQEMEELLIMGDSDLIIQQAQGEWETRDVKLIPYRQHVEDLNKWFKSVEFRYIPRFHNELVDALATLASMLPYPGNVHIDPLEIQIRERNGYCNTVEVEPNVQPRYHDIKRFLKINEYPEQANGDQKGTIRRLPSGFFLSGEVLYKVTPDLNLIRCVDAKEVERIMNDVHTGVCGPHMNGYVLAKKIL; from the coding sequence atgttcttcgatggagttgtgaacgcaaaaggtgtcgggattggggcaatcttgatctcacccactggtcagcactatctgGCCACAACCCGGCTTAGGTTTTTATACACAAACAACacggccgagtatgaagcttgcattatgggcatgaacaTGGAAATCAACCAAGAGatggaagaattgttaatcatgggagattcagatttgaTTATCCAACAagctcagggtgaatgggaaactcgggatgtcaagcttattccatacaggcaacatgtggaagatcttaacAAGTGGTTCAAGTcagtcgagttcaggtacattcctcgatTTCACAATGAGTTGGTTgatgcactcgctactttggcctcgatgttgccatatccaggcaatgtccacattgacccgttggaaatccaaatccgagaaaggAATGGTTATTGTAATACAGTTGAGGTGGAACCAAATGTTCAGCCACGGTATCACGATATCAAgagatttttgaaaataaatgaatatcccgagcaagccaatggagaccaaaagggaaccattagaaggcttcctagtggtttcttcttgagcggagaggTCTTGTACAAAGTGACTCCGGATCTAAACCTTATAAGATGCGTGGATGCCAAAGAGGTCGAAAGAATCATGAATGATGTGCACACGGGAGTGTGCGGTCCCCATATGAATGGATACgtccttgcaaagaaaatcctttga
- the LOC138875084 gene encoding uncharacterized protein: MFFDGAVNAKGVGIGAILISPTGQHYLATTRLRFLYTNNTAEYEACIMGMNMEINQEMEELLIMGDSDLIIQQAQGEWETRDVKLIPYRQHVEDLNKWFKSVEFRYIPRFHNELADALATLASMLPYPGNVHIDPYEIQIRERNGYCNTVEVEPNVQPRYHDIKRFLKINEYPEQANGDQKGTIRRLPSGFFLSGEVLLQLGRYQTLPHDEDLSQQVIELGPKAAFPEERVRQIWHQCRFLEAQTRVQDLAKGELEPSYTA, encoded by the coding sequence atgttcttcgatggagctgtgaacgcaaaaggtgtcgggattggggcaatcttgatctcacccactggtcagcactatctgGCCACAACCCGGCTTAGGTTTTTATACACAAACAACacggccgagtatgaagcttgcattatgggcatgaacaTGGAAATCAACCAAGAGatggaagaattgttaatcatgggagattcagatttgaTTATCCAACAagctcagggtgaatgggaaactcgggatgtcaagcttattccatacaggcaacatgtggaagatcttaacAAGTGGTTCAAGTcagtcgagttcaggtacattcctcgatTTCACAATGAGTTGGCTgatgcactcgctactttggcctcgatgttgccatatccaggcaatgtccacattgacccgtacgaaatccaaatccgagaaaggAATGGTTATTGTAATACAGTTGAGGTGGAACCAAATGTTCAGCCACGGTATCACGATATCAAgagatttttgaaaataaatgaaTATCCTGAGCAAGCCAATGGAGACCAAAAGGGAACCATTAGAAGGCTTCCtagtggtttcttcttgagcggagaggTCTTGCTCCAGCTAGGCCGATACCAAACTCTccctcatgatgaagatttgagtcaacAAGTCATTGAACtaggtccaaaagctgcattTCCGGAAGAAAGAGTTCGCCAGATTTGGCATCAGTGTAGGTTCTTGGAGGCACAGACTCGGGTACAGGATTTAGCCAAAGGCGAATTAGAGCCTAGTTATACAGCCTAG